One Aciduliprofundum boonei T469 genomic region harbors:
- a CDS encoding phosphoglycerate kinase, with translation MKKYFTMDDFNFRGKVVLVRVDVNSPIDPISGSILDYSRFEAHRQTLAELKDSKVVILAHQSRPGKMDFTSLRAHADIFTKILHKRVRFVPDLFGEYAIEEIENMKCGDYILLQNTRFYSEEYCLKKNNFKDTHIVRELSKVADYFINDAFAAAHRQQTTLVGFAEKLPMIAGRLMEKEIKMLTKFMELKDRPKYAILGGAKVEDSLIVAKNFLENDIVDAILTGGVIASIFLIAYGIDVGDGTWEFIKREFDDYNSLISLAKELLDKYKGRIKIPVDVVINKNGRRKGIPITMLPSEYPIYDIGLDTATEYETMLRNSKGVIVNGPMGVFELNDFFVGTVMVLRGAAESSGFKVAGGGHTIAALEKYGLKNYFDHISTGGGSLITFLSGGKMPVIEALEKSYNIFGSK, from the coding sequence ATGAAGAAATACTTCACCATGGATGATTTCAATTTCAGGGGCAAGGTTGTTCTTGTGAGGGTTGATGTAAATTCTCCCATTGACCCTATCAGCGGTTCTATACTTGACTATTCAAGGTTTGAAGCTCATCGTCAAACATTGGCAGAGCTAAAAGATTCAAAGGTGGTAATTTTAGCGCACCAGAGCAGGCCAGGAAAGATGGATTTTACATCATTAAGGGCGCATGCGGATATATTTACAAAAATCCTACACAAAAGAGTTAGATTCGTACCAGATTTATTTGGTGAGTACGCTATTGAAGAAATTGAAAATATGAAGTGCGGTGATTATATCTTACTTCAAAACACAAGATTCTATTCAGAGGAGTATTGCTTAAAAAAGAACAATTTCAAAGACACACACATTGTAAGGGAATTATCAAAGGTGGCTGATTATTTCATTAACGATGCATTTGCTGCAGCACATAGACAACAAACAACCTTAGTGGGATTTGCAGAAAAGTTACCTATGATAGCGGGAAGGTTAATGGAAAAGGAGATAAAAATGCTCACAAAATTTATGGAATTAAAGGATAGGCCTAAATATGCGATTCTCGGCGGTGCAAAGGTTGAAGATTCGCTGATTGTAGCCAAGAATTTTCTTGAAAATGATATTGTGGATGCCATATTAACCGGAGGAGTTATAGCATCCATATTTCTAATTGCCTATGGCATAGATGTGGGTGATGGTACTTGGGAATTTATAAAGAGAGAGTTCGATGATTACAATTCCCTAATTTCTCTGGCAAAAGAACTGCTGGATAAATATAAGGGGAGGATAAAAATTCCCGTGGATGTGGTGATAAATAAAAATGGAAGGAGAAAAGGTATACCAATCACAATGCTTCCAAGTGAGTATCCCATTTACGATATTGGCCTCGATACTGCTACCGAGTACGAAACAATGCTGAGGAATTCAAAAGGCGTTATTGTAAATGGACCCATGGGGGTGTTTGAGTTAAACGATTTCTTCGTAGGAACTGTAATGGTTTTGCGCGGGGCAGCCGAAAGCTCGGGATTTAAAGTTGCTGGCGGAGGCCATACAATAGCAGCCTTGGAAAAATACGGATTGAAAAATTATTTTGATCATATTAGCACCGGGGGCGGTTCTCTCATCACCTTCCTCTCTGGAGGAAAGATGCCTGTTATAGAGGCCTTAGAGAAATCCTACAACATTTTCGGTTCAAAGTAA
- a CDS encoding universal stress protein yields MIKRILVPTDGYGLENHVIKYVARVFPFADFHVVSVINTYERGVQLTSILYEEMKESAKKAVEEGKKLLENEGIHNVSFRILEGLPSREIVRYARENDIDLIAMRVYCRKSTVSAQRMGSTVANVLKRTHIPVLTLAEEIKKREIKKVLLLTDGTAKSKRAENYAILLASSFGAGMEVLYIKDKKDGEHVKKLDNVVWKASHWNIEVKKSIESMGNKDALLSHFNRNDIVVMGVGKKILFWRKIGHIAMFVATHSPIPVIFVNSFKKGWSQRR; encoded by the coding sequence ATGATTAAAAGGATTCTTGTTCCCACGGATGGCTATGGGCTGGAGAATCATGTTATAAAATATGTTGCAAGAGTTTTTCCTTTTGCAGATTTTCATGTGGTGAGCGTTATAAATACATATGAGAGAGGGGTACAGCTTACCAGCATACTCTATGAAGAGATGAAAGAAAGTGCAAAAAAAGCGGTCGAGGAGGGCAAGAAGCTTTTGGAGAATGAAGGTATTCATAATGTAAGTTTTAGAATTCTGGAGGGTTTACCTTCCAGGGAGATAGTCAGATATGCAAGAGAGAATGATATAGACTTGATAGCAATGAGAGTTTATTGTAGAAAATCCACAGTTTCAGCACAGCGTATGGGTTCTACAGTGGCTAATGTTTTGAAGAGAACACATATTCCAGTTTTAACTTTGGCAGAAGAAATTAAAAAAAGAGAAATAAAAAAGGTTCTGTTGCTTACAGATGGAACAGCAAAATCCAAGAGAGCAGAAAATTATGCAATTCTCCTTGCCTCATCTTTTGGTGCTGGTATGGAGGTACTTTATATAAAAGATAAGAAAGATGGAGAGCATGTTAAAAAATTGGATAATGTGGTTTGGAAAGCATCACACTGGAATATAGAGGTCAAGAAGAGTATAGAGAGTATGGGAAACAAAGATGCATTGTTGAGTCATTTTAATAGAAATGACATCGTTGTGATGGGTGTTGGTAAGAAAATTTTATTTTGGAGAAAAATAGGACATATTGCGATGTTTGTTGCCACTCACTCGCCAATTCCAGTTATATTTGTAAACTCCTTTAAGAAGGGGTGGTCCCAACGGAGATAG
- a CDS encoding SLC13 family permease: MVPTEIAQIVTLIIFIISYIMIFSGKIDRTTAALFGVFLMLTAGYAMHFMNFEEALDYVDWQVILLLFGMMTFVGQLARTGFFKYLGIKAIKLSKGNPWLIFVYLSLITTFVSMLIDNVTTILLMIPLTIEIAELLDINPVPVILGEAVLSNVGGVATMIGDPPNILIAYASGYSFNDFIIHLFLPVLAILGVGLLISRILYKWWIKTKAKNVEELMKLNPEDYVKDRKTMHYLLIILLGMVFFFALQGYLQISPAFVALVGGTLALLLTLEDPKKAFEAVEWSTLVFFIGLFILVGGLDKTGLLNDLAEGLSSISSNPVVAAAIILWVSGITSSFVDNIPITAAFIPVVGVMTETYHTGLLWWALALGVGLGGNITPIGSSAGVVSLSLSKRYGYTIGNNDWFKFGGIVGIITLLIATGFLFLLQYMS; encoded by the coding sequence GTGGTCCCAACGGAGATAGCCCAGATAGTTACGCTCATAATTTTTATAATAAGTTATATAATGATTTTTAGTGGTAAGATCGATAGAACCACTGCGGCATTATTTGGTGTATTTCTTATGTTGACAGCAGGATATGCTATGCACTTTATGAATTTTGAAGAAGCTCTAGATTATGTGGATTGGCAGGTTATACTTCTTCTCTTTGGTATGATGACCTTTGTTGGACAACTTGCCCGCACAGGATTTTTCAAATATCTCGGTATAAAGGCAATAAAATTGTCGAAGGGTAATCCTTGGCTTATTTTCGTATATTTGAGTTTGATAACGACTTTTGTGTCTATGCTTATAGATAATGTTACCACCATTCTTCTTATGATTCCCCTCACTATTGAGATTGCAGAGCTACTGGATATCAATCCTGTACCCGTTATATTGGGAGAAGCCGTGTTATCAAATGTTGGTGGCGTGGCTACTATGATTGGAGACCCGCCAAATATACTCATTGCTTATGCCTCTGGGTACTCATTTAATGATTTCATTATACATTTATTCTTGCCAGTTCTCGCGATTTTGGGGGTTGGACTTTTAATTTCAAGAATCTTGTATAAGTGGTGGATTAAAACTAAGGCAAAAAATGTGGAAGAGTTAATGAAGTTAAATCCAGAAGATTATGTAAAAGATAGAAAGACAATGCATTATCTTCTGATAATTCTGTTGGGGATGGTATTTTTCTTTGCCTTGCAGGGTTATCTTCAGATTTCCCCCGCATTTGTGGCCCTTGTTGGTGGCACACTCGCCCTTTTATTGACATTGGAGGACCCAAAAAAGGCCTTTGAAGCGGTGGAATGGTCAACGCTTGTGTTTTTCATAGGGTTATTTATCCTTGTTGGCGGACTTGACAAAACGGGGTTGCTCAATGATTTGGCAGAGGGTCTATCATCCATATCATCCAATCCGGTGGTTGCGGCGGCCATAATTCTATGGGTATCGGGCATAACTTCTTCCTTTGTGGATAATATACCTATTACAGCGGCTTTTATTCCTGTTGTAGGCGTTATGACAGAAACATACCATACAGGACTCCTATGGTGGGCTCTTGCCTTAGGCGTTGGGCTGGGAGGAAATATAACGCCCATAGGCTCATCGGCAGGAGTGGTCTCTCTCTCCCTATCAAAGAGATACGGATATACCATAGGAAATAATGACTGGTTCAAGTTTGGAGGCATTGTTGGGATTATAACACTCTTGATTGCAACGGGATTTTTATTCCTTCTCCAATATATGAGTTAA
- a CDS encoding amidohydrolase family protein has product MKIYGNILWKGEFRKGTVVIKDGIIEDFRKERDFDFRGTVIPTFINMHTHIGDFWARDEPKGGIKEIVGPNGYKYKILRNRKKVYEGMRRAMRYMQKEGISHFVDFREGGKDGVELLLEVSRGFSIKPIIFGRGVYKEVEGLGLSSVSDYDREYIISKVEEAKRSKKLFAIHVSERIREDIDFVLSLHPDFIVHMLEATEEDLEKVSAARIPIVLTPRSNMFFGKVPNIPRFLKHNILLALGTDNGMFSLPSILREMEIAYKLSKLYGYVAPEEILKMATINPRKILRIEDNEIGKKARLIVFRRLMTPFELVNKSTILDIKKIIL; this is encoded by the coding sequence GTGAAGATTTACGGAAATATCCTCTGGAAAGGCGAGTTTAGGAAGGGAACAGTGGTGATCAAGGATGGCATAATTGAAGATTTCAGGAAGGAGAGAGATTTTGATTTTAGAGGTACAGTTATACCCACATTCATCAATATGCATACTCATATTGGAGATTTTTGGGCCAGAGATGAGCCGAAGGGGGGGATAAAGGAAATTGTAGGTCCAAATGGATACAAATACAAAATTCTGAGGAATAGAAAAAAAGTGTATGAGGGAATGCGCAGAGCCATGCGCTATATGCAAAAAGAAGGCATATCACATTTTGTGGATTTTAGAGAGGGAGGAAAGGACGGAGTGGAGTTGCTTTTGGAAGTGTCCAGGGGATTCAGTATAAAGCCCATCATATTTGGGAGAGGTGTTTATAAAGAGGTTGAAGGTTTGGGGCTCAGCAGCGTAAGCGATTACGATAGGGAATATATAATTTCAAAGGTTGAAGAGGCAAAGAGAAGCAAAAAATTATTTGCAATTCATGTCTCTGAAAGAATAAGAGAGGATATTGATTTTGTTCTATCTTTGCATCCTGATTTCATTGTGCATATGCTTGAAGCTACCGAAGAGGACCTTGAGAAGGTTAGCGCTGCACGCATACCCATTGTTCTAACTCCACGCTCAAATATGTTCTTTGGAAAAGTTCCAAATATCCCTAGATTTTTGAAGCACAATATTTTGCTTGCCTTGGGCACAGATAATGGTATGTTCTCTCTACCATCTATTCTTCGCGAGATGGAAATTGCATACAAGCTCTCGAAACTCTACGGATATGTTGCCCCAGAAGAAATTTTGAAGATGGCCACTATAAATCCTAGGAAAATATTGAGAATCGAGGATAACGAGATAGGGAAGAAAGCAAGGTTAATAGTGTTTAGAAGATTAATGACTCCCTTCGAGCTAGTTAATAAATCAACAATACTTGACATCAAAAAGATAATACTTTAA
- a CDS encoding DNA-directed DNA polymerase II small subunit, with protein sequence MDVRKEIVEELLKHEILVEPEVVDYIIEKGGLNYVPSFIELHKNSSFVSISSIKPPKIENKPKEKSDMTKPEAYEYDWDFKVLIDPGNIQSSGKVDDFRALFLDRYKRLSKYVRRNMQMRGATEIANMERGEVKIIGLVDDVRYTSRGSLSFYLEDPTGRVKCIAPQGEFLLNDEVIGVIGKYNEESNLIYVNEIVRPGFRKINKGRVTEEQIGAVIISDVHIGSKMFLQKNWEKFLDWLKSGKNGAEIVKYLIIGGDLVDGIGIYPNQEEELEILDIYKQYEALASYIQELPDYIKVIMIPGNHDLVRNAEPQPPLPSDVRALFNGNVEFLSNPTLFSLHGYKFLLYHGAAINDLVELIPGMNYEKIGSIMRNMLEMRHLYPPYGGKVPIAPLKRDFLAIDLVPDVFVTGHVHAFTYEKYKDVHIINASCWQAQTKYQKMMNFNPVPGKVALINFHTDEVKVLSF encoded by the coding sequence ATGGATGTAAGAAAAGAGATTGTTGAAGAATTATTAAAGCATGAAATTCTCGTAGAGCCAGAAGTTGTTGATTATATAATTGAAAAAGGTGGGCTAAATTATGTTCCATCCTTCATAGAACTACACAAAAATTCATCGTTTGTTAGTATATCTTCAATAAAACCTCCAAAAATTGAAAATAAGCCTAAAGAGAAAAGTGATATGACAAAACCCGAAGCTTACGAATACGATTGGGATTTTAAAGTTTTAATAGATCCCGGAAACATTCAGAGCAGTGGCAAAGTGGATGATTTCCGTGCGCTGTTCTTGGATAGATACAAGAGATTGAGCAAGTATGTGCGAAGAAATATGCAGATGCGAGGAGCCACAGAAATTGCAAATATGGAGCGCGGAGAGGTTAAAATAATTGGACTCGTAGATGATGTAAGATACACCTCTAGGGGATCTCTAAGCTTCTATTTAGAAGACCCTACTGGGAGAGTCAAATGCATAGCTCCCCAAGGCGAGTTTTTACTCAATGATGAAGTCATAGGTGTTATTGGTAAATACAACGAAGAGAGCAATTTAATTTATGTGAATGAGATAGTTAGACCAGGATTTAGAAAAATTAACAAAGGTAGAGTGACAGAGGAACAAATTGGTGCAGTTATAATCTCAGATGTGCATATAGGGAGCAAGATGTTTCTCCAAAAAAACTGGGAAAAATTCTTAGATTGGCTTAAAAGCGGAAAGAATGGGGCTGAGATTGTAAAATACTTGATAATTGGAGGAGATCTTGTCGATGGCATAGGAATATATCCCAACCAAGAGGAAGAACTCGAAATTTTGGACATCTACAAACAATATGAAGCTTTAGCCTCTTACATTCAAGAACTTCCAGATTATATCAAGGTAATTATGATTCCAGGCAATCATGATTTGGTTAGAAATGCAGAACCGCAGCCACCCTTGCCCAGCGATGTTAGAGCTCTCTTCAACGGAAATGTAGAATTCCTAAGCAATCCTACCTTATTTTCTCTCCATGGCTATAAATTCTTACTTTACCACGGCGCAGCCATAAACGATTTAGTTGAGCTCATACCCGGAATGAACTACGAAAAAATAGGGTCAATAATGAGAAATATGCTTGAAATGAGGCATCTATACCCTCCATATGGAGGGAAAGTCCCTATTGCCCCACTCAAAAGAGATTTTCTAGCTATAGACTTAGTGCCAGATGTATTTGTCACGGGGCATGTCCATGCATTTACCTATGAAAAATACAAGGATGTGCACATAATCAATGCATCCTGCTGGCAGGCCCAGACAAAGTATCAGAAAATGATGAATTTCAACCCCGTACCTGGCAAGGTCGCATTAATAAATTTCCACACAGATGAGGTTAAAGTATTATCTTTTTGA
- a CDS encoding GHMP kinase, whose protein sequence is MTRAFSPGSITLFFEIRDEHKEPLRIGSRGIGICVSLGAITSVQEGEELRVFVNGKSMKNSLQEDIARAYGFKGTIKTDSQLPVSQGFGMSAAAALSTSLAIAKLKNATYLQAAQIAHRIEVERKSGLGDVTSQYEGGFTLRIKEGIHPYGIVDRLFFPPIPISLVTFKEGIETKEILKDEDMRKIIKKEGHRAMEKFLNMPTFENAIRIARDFALKTSLISDEGKEFLKACNNAAIAMIGNSAIVFGECKEEIVEDYKVYRVCLGDRAKLLP, encoded by the coding sequence ATGACTCGTGCATTCTCCCCAGGGAGCATTACACTTTTTTTCGAGATAAGAGATGAGCACAAGGAGCCTCTGAGAATAGGATCTAGAGGAATTGGAATCTGTGTATCTTTAGGTGCAATAACCAGTGTGCAAGAGGGAGAGGAGCTCAGAGTTTTTGTGAACGGAAAAAGTATGAAAAATTCTCTACAGGAAGATATTGCAAGGGCATATGGATTTAAGGGTACAATTAAGACAGATTCGCAGTTACCTGTATCGCAGGGCTTCGGTATGAGTGCAGCTGCAGCCTTAAGCACAAGCTTAGCTATTGCAAAACTTAAAAATGCAACCTACCTGCAAGCAGCGCAAATCGCACACAGGATTGAAGTTGAAAGAAAGAGCGGGCTTGGAGATGTGACATCGCAGTACGAGGGGGGATTTACACTCAGAATAAAAGAGGGCATACACCCATACGGCATAGTTGATAGGTTATTCTTCCCACCTATTCCCATATCCCTTGTCACATTCAAAGAGGGAATTGAGACAAAAGAGATTCTAAAAGATGAGGATATGAGGAAAATAATAAAGAAAGAGGGACATAGAGCTATGGAAAAATTCCTGAATATGCCTACCTTTGAAAATGCAATTAGAATTGCAAGAGATTTTGCACTCAAAACATCCCTTATAAGCGATGAGGGAAAAGAGTTCTTAAAAGCGTGCAATAATGCTGCCATTGCCATGATCGGCAACTCTGCAATAGTGTTTGGCGAGTGCAAGGAAGAGATTGTTGAGGATTATAAAGTATATAGAGTATGCCTGGGAGATAGAGCTAAGCTTTTACCATGA
- the coaBC gene encoding bifunctional phosphopantothenoylcysteine decarboxylase/phosphopantothenate--cysteine ligase CoaBC, translating to MHPSESIKCEKSDLLKDKKLALCVTGSIAAVESVKLARELIRHGADVYPYMTDSALKFVGKDALLFATGKEPITELTGKDEHLYDFDAILVAPATADIISKAACGIADDAVSTLIFANLEKCIFVPSMDSRMYNNEILKENIEKLKKFAMFIEPKMEEGKAKLPSNDLIVARVMNYLRRDLKDKKVLVIGGAGYERFDEFRIITNLATGKMGIEIARFAYYYGASVNLLIGLHSVDIPEYIEYEEFGGIDNLMQKIENMKGYDAIIVPAALPDFKPEKREGKVKSLGDFNAIEFEENPKFLKRLRREYKGFLIGFKAESKISKEELIRRAKERMEEYELDMIVANLIEDVDRDSTKAIIIFSDGEFEEFAGKKEDLAKRIVEIMAESL from the coding sequence ATGCATCCTTCAGAGAGCATTAAATGTGAGAAAAGCGATTTGCTAAAAGATAAAAAGCTCGCACTGTGCGTGACGGGAAGTATTGCAGCGGTTGAGAGTGTAAAGCTTGCTAGGGAACTGATTAGGCATGGTGCAGATGTCTATCCCTACATGACAGATAGTGCTCTTAAATTCGTGGGTAAGGATGCACTTTTATTTGCCACGGGCAAAGAGCCAATAACAGAATTAACGGGCAAGGATGAGCATCTTTACGATTTCGATGCGATTTTAGTAGCTCCTGCCACCGCAGATATAATCTCAAAAGCCGCTTGTGGTATAGCGGATGATGCTGTTAGCACACTAATATTTGCGAACCTTGAAAAATGTATATTTGTGCCCAGTATGGACTCCAGAATGTATAACAACGAGATATTAAAGGAAAATATTGAAAAACTCAAAAAATTTGCAATGTTTATAGAACCGAAAATGGAGGAGGGGAAAGCAAAACTACCCAGCAACGATCTAATTGTGGCAAGAGTTATGAATTACCTACGCAGAGATTTAAAAGACAAGAAGGTACTTGTTATCGGTGGGGCGGGGTATGAGAGATTCGATGAATTTAGAATAATCACAAATCTGGCCACGGGAAAGATGGGTATTGAGATAGCAAGGTTTGCATACTATTATGGTGCGAGTGTGAATCTCCTTATTGGCCTTCACTCAGTAGATATTCCAGAATACATAGAGTATGAAGAATTTGGAGGTATTGATAATCTTATGCAAAAAATAGAGAATATGAAAGGTTATGATGCAATAATCGTACCAGCCGCACTCCCAGATTTTAAACCTGAGAAGAGAGAAGGAAAGGTAAAGAGCCTTGGAGATTTTAATGCAATTGAATTTGAGGAAAATCCAAAGTTTTTAAAGAGATTAAGGAGAGAGTACAAAGGTTTCCTAATCGGATTTAAGGCAGAGAGTAAAATAAGCAAGGAAGAGTTGATAAGAAGAGCGAAAGAGAGAATGGAGGAGTATGAACTAGATATGATAGTAGCAAATCTCATTGAGGATGTTGATAGAGATTCTACCAAAGCGATCATAATATTCAGCGATGGCGAGTTTGAAGAGTTTGCAGGTAAGAAAGAGGATCTTGCAAAAAGGATTGTAGAAATCATGGCGGAATCATTATGA
- a CDS encoding MFS transporter codes for MNPDKKGISMKVILVIAFVGLSMSTGWALNKALSFKLLQTYTQNSIIIGSILALQGIIGVIVPVLFGYYSDTYHSRSGRRKAFILWGGFAAALAAALIYFSYIAHAPLGIFATFLAIFYFFMYFFVAQYRALMPDIVPSGERGKPSGIITFFEWGGNLLMFGFVAIVSVMARKVFPSAETALEAMIKANYLWMPFALAGVFLVLSVLLLYFKVKEPPYPDVEPEENVIEYIKNILLDHDFVSFYIAQIFWWLSFEFIAVFLFGILESILNTKDVLTLGTAIMAIFNITVLVGALIGGPLYDRIGRRKSIIIGGLIFLAPFIWGWFVTTSTEITAAIGIAGIGWGMLMATSWPVIGDLLNNYEKEFFNGRYYGFFEATKSLPVAIAGILGGIIVYFAGGNYKVLFPVGAIFVIIAMPLIWGMKYLDRKKGEPSMEGAIEATEEL; via the coding sequence ATGAATCCTGATAAAAAAGGCATATCGATGAAAGTGATTTTAGTGATTGCCTTTGTAGGACTGAGTATGAGCACAGGGTGGGCACTTAATAAGGCACTATCTTTCAAACTTCTGCAAACATACACGCAGAATTCTATCATCATTGGCTCTATTCTTGCATTGCAAGGCATTATAGGAGTAATAGTCCCTGTTTTGTTTGGATACTATAGCGATACTTATCATTCAAGGAGTGGGAGAAGAAAAGCGTTCATACTTTGGGGTGGTTTTGCGGCGGCACTGGCGGCAGCGCTGATATATTTCTCCTACATTGCTCATGCTCCTCTGGGAATATTTGCCACATTCCTTGCAATATTCTACTTCTTTATGTACTTCTTTGTGGCCCAGTATCGGGCACTCATGCCCGATATAGTGCCAAGCGGTGAGAGGGGCAAGCCAAGCGGTATCATAACATTCTTTGAGTGGGGTGGCAATCTCTTAATGTTTGGATTTGTGGCTATTGTATCTGTGATGGCTCGTAAAGTTTTTCCCTCTGCAGAGACGGCCCTTGAAGCAATGATAAAGGCCAATTATCTCTGGATGCCCTTTGCGCTTGCAGGAGTGTTCTTGGTTCTCTCAGTGCTGCTCCTCTATTTCAAAGTTAAAGAGCCCCCCTATCCAGATGTTGAGCCCGAAGAGAATGTTATAGAATACATTAAAAACATACTTTTAGACCATGATTTTGTGAGTTTTTATATAGCACAGATATTCTGGTGGCTCAGCTTTGAGTTTATAGCTGTGTTCCTGTTTGGCATTCTTGAATCTATATTGAACACGAAGGATGTGCTTACTTTAGGTACAGCAATAATGGCCATATTCAATATCACAGTGCTTGTTGGAGCGTTGATTGGAGGTCCTTTATACGATAGAATAGGAAGGAGAAAATCCATAATAATTGGAGGATTGATATTTTTAGCACCGTTTATCTGGGGTTGGTTCGTCACAACAAGCACCGAGATTACCGCAGCCATAGGAATTGCAGGTATTGGATGGGGTATGCTGATGGCTACATCATGGCCAGTCATCGGAGATCTGCTCAACAACTATGAGAAAGAGTTCTTCAATGGTCGCTACTATGGATTCTTTGAGGCAACTAAATCTTTACCCGTTGCCATAGCAGGAATTTTGGGAGGTATAATAGTGTACTTTGCGGGAGGTAATTACAAAGTGCTTTTCCCAGTGGGTGCAATATTTGTGATAATCGCTATGCCCTTGATCTGGGGTATGAAGTATCTGGACAGGAAAAAAGGAGAGCCCAGCATGGAAGGAGCCATAGAAGCCACGGAGGAATTGTGA
- a CDS encoding alpha/beta hydrolase gives MAWWIGVIIAIIVAIIIIFFLFAAFVAYKLVKPSRFVGSWTPKDFGADYEDIELKTEDGVKLKGWHIKGGEDCVVLLHGYSRSRWDDVYMRKVMGKMWSAGYSVLAVDFRAHGESEGKYTTLGDKEILDVKAMVKYADQHCKKVYIIGYSMGGFLALKAAYLGLADKVVADSPYIYTDKTGARGLKYFANLPEWLYAFVKPFAILLSGVKYENTNPFKFAKSIKVPTLIIAGKKDPLVKIEEIEEFLKVATNVKLWVTEGAHVRSILVNEEDYINKILQFFAQ, from the coding sequence ATGGCTTGGTGGATAGGCGTAATAATAGCCATAATTGTGGCAATAATAATCATCTTTTTTTTATTTGCCGCATTTGTTGCATACAAACTAGTCAAGCCTAGTAGATTTGTTGGTTCTTGGACTCCGAAAGATTTTGGAGCCGATTATGAAGATATAGAATTAAAGACGGAAGATGGTGTGAAGCTTAAAGGCTGGCATATCAAGGGTGGAGAGGATTGTGTGGTGCTCTTGCACGGGTACAGCAGGAGTAGATGGGACGATGTGTATATGCGCAAGGTTATGGGAAAGATGTGGAGTGCTGGGTATTCTGTCCTTGCTGTGGATTTTAGAGCTCACGGAGAGAGTGAGGGCAAGTACACAACTCTTGGTGATAAGGAGATTCTGGATGTTAAAGCCATGGTGAAATATGCAGATCAGCACTGCAAGAAAGTGTATATAATTGGCTATTCAATGGGTGGATTTCTAGCTCTAAAAGCAGCGTATTTGGGTTTGGCGGATAAGGTTGTGGCAGATAGCCCTTATATATACACGGACAAGACCGGGGCTCGGGGATTGAAGTACTTTGCCAACCTGCCCGAATGGCTTTATGCTTTTGTTAAGCCCTTTGCAATACTGCTATCGGGAGTGAAGTACGAAAACACAAATCCTTTCAAGTTTGCCAAGAGTATCAAGGTTCCCACTCTAATAATTGCGGGGAAGAAAGATCCCCTTGTAAAAATTGAAGAGATTGAAGAATTTTTGAAAGTGGCTACGAATGTGAAATTGTGGGTCACAGAAGGTGCACATGTGCGCAGTATACTTGTGAACGAGGAAGATTACATAAACAAGATATTGCAGTTTTTTGCTCAGTAA